From Chryseobacterium salivictor, a single genomic window includes:
- a CDS encoding polyketide cyclase, with protein sequence MRWLKFGIIIVVFFGAVYAVSMTFVDESKNFTLEKEINYPVDKVFPQFNNLQNFTRWNSFFADHKNLSVQYFTPYEGKGSAMSFRDRKDEAVFGDFFIRYENPGQTLKYQLFEGRKNTPYEIDLKFIPEKDKTRIIWYVRTPKQSFLKRSLNLISEDFWVSNIDKSMKNLYQILGNKVNKETQLESLKFDSLMVEQQESQLLLGINVTTKNVKDALFKNIVINHNKVMNYVKMDLGKKEDEYGEPILINDADNYKDKEVSYFYGIPVSKKEAVTDNNFSFRTLKKGTYYVIFYKGNYEGRIRAIQQLLTKAKQDTMRIGDLQQTFLEEPVADNKTVMKLSLPVYK encoded by the coding sequence ATGCGTTGGTTAAAATTCGGAATTATTATCGTTGTGTTTTTTGGAGCAGTTTATGCTGTCTCAATGACTTTTGTGGATGAAAGCAAAAATTTTACCCTTGAAAAAGAAATAAATTATCCTGTTGATAAAGTGTTTCCGCAATTTAATAATTTGCAGAATTTCACCAGATGGAATTCTTTTTTTGCAGATCATAAAAATTTGTCGGTACAATACTTTACGCCCTATGAAGGGAAAGGAAGTGCAATGAGTTTCCGTGACCGAAAAGATGAGGCTGTCTTCGGAGATTTTTTTATCCGGTATGAAAATCCCGGGCAAACTCTTAAATACCAATTATTCGAAGGCCGAAAAAATACGCCCTACGAAATCGACCTTAAGTTTATTCCTGAAAAAGATAAAACCAGAATTATTTGGTACGTGCGTACTCCAAAACAATCTTTTTTAAAGAGATCTTTGAATTTGATTTCAGAAGATTTTTGGGTAAGCAATATTGATAAAAGCATGAAAAATCTTTATCAGATTTTAGGAAATAAAGTAAATAAAGAAACTCAGCTCGAAAGTTTAAAATTCGACAGCCTAATGGTTGAGCAGCAGGAAAGTCAATTACTTTTGGGAATTAATGTGACGACGAAAAATGTAAAAGATGCGCTTTTCAAAAACATTGTTATCAATCACAACAAGGTGATGAACTATGTGAAAATGGATTTGGGTAAAAAAGAGGATGAATATGGCGAGCCGATCTTAATTAATGATGCGGATAATTATAAAGATAAAGAAGTCTCTTATTTTTACGGAATTCCGGTTTCAAAAAAAGAAGCGGTTACCGATAATAATTTTAGTTTTAGAACTTTAAAAAAAGGCACGTATTACGTAATCTTCTATAAGGGAAATTACGAAGGCAGAATAAGGGCAATTCAGCAACTTTTAACAAAAGCAAAACAGGATACCATGCGAATTGGTGATTTGCAGCAGACTTTTTTAGAAGAGCCAGTTGCTGATAATAAAACGGTTATGAAGTTATCTCTGCCGGTTTACAAATAA